Proteins encoded together in one Chitinophaga varians window:
- a CDS encoding RNA polymerase sigma factor, which yields MSSTEFNNLLLGNADFLRPYAVTLTKDSESAKDLYQETLFRALSNRDKYLAGTNIRAWLYTIMRNIFINNYRRGNRQYKLLDNAVGDYLLSHQPSAIGNFAESDLRVKDVQMAVYNLPVIFKQPFLLYFEGYKYYEIAAILNEPLGTVKSRIHFARKMLKTRITRH from the coding sequence ATGTCATCCACCGAATTCAACAACTTGTTACTGGGAAATGCTGATTTCCTGCGGCCGTATGCAGTTACGCTAACCAAAGACTCTGAATCCGCAAAGGACCTCTATCAGGAAACCTTGTTCAGAGCTTTGTCCAATCGTGATAAATATCTCGCCGGCACCAATATCCGGGCATGGTTGTATACCATCATGCGGAATATTTTTATCAATAACTACCGGAGAGGCAATCGTCAGTATAAATTGCTGGACAATGCTGTCGGCGATTACCTGTTGAGCCACCAGCCTTCCGCCATCGGCAATTTTGCCGAATCAGACCTGCGGGTGAAAGATGTACAGATGGCCGTTTACAATCTGCCGGTTATCTTTAAACAGCCTTTTTTGCTTTATTTCGAAGGATATAAATATTATGAAATCGCGGCCATCCTCAATGAACCGCTGGGTACTGTGAAAAGCCGTATCCATTTTGCGCGGAAAATGTTGAAAACCAGGATTACCAGGCACTAA
- a CDS encoding M28 family peptidase, producing MRLLATAVCIFSLSTVFAQGKSPLVFEKATALRYGATITPASTKAQLAVIAGEEMEGRETGTRGQERAAAYILSQFRAAGLQPGANGQWEQHYPLYRDSLETGIITAGDRTFHFGTDFYANVQETPNATLDAGVVFAGYGIVTPERNDYKGLDVKGKIVMVREGVPAGMPREKANPSEKAAVAAFRGATALLVISRSANRFRLLDQEYLRKTDIYKKRDTSSRPGIYYITPVMAGAIMGRDSVQAERGLLPVAAPQALQVRFEKKDLTLRPSNVLGYLEGTDKKDELVFITAHYDHLGIVNGKINYGADDDGSGTTAVIEMAKAFGKAAREGRRPRRSIVFMTVSGEEKGLLGSDYYTSNPIYPLAKTVVDLNIDMIGRIDPEHEQDTNYIYIIGDDKISSALRPLSEQVNNTFTRFKLDYKFNDPNDPHQFYYRSDHYNFARHGVPVIFYFNGTHADYHQPTDTVEKINYDLLARRAQLVFYTAWQIAMTDTKL from the coding sequence ATGAGATTGTTAGCTACGGCAGTATGTATCTTTTCACTGTCCACTGTATTCGCACAAGGGAAATCCCCGTTAGTCTTTGAAAAAGCCACCGCCCTGCGGTATGGCGCCACTATTACGCCGGCATCAACGAAAGCGCAACTGGCCGTTATTGCCGGAGAAGAGATGGAAGGAAGGGAAACCGGTACGCGCGGGCAGGAGCGAGCTGCTGCCTACATCCTGTCACAGTTCAGGGCAGCAGGGCTGCAACCCGGTGCCAACGGGCAATGGGAGCAGCATTATCCGCTGTATCGCGATAGCCTGGAAACGGGCATTATTACTGCAGGAGACCGTACTTTCCATTTCGGCACTGACTTCTACGCCAATGTGCAGGAAACACCGAACGCCACTCTGGATGCCGGAGTGGTATTTGCCGGTTACGGCATCGTTACTCCCGAACGCAACGACTACAAAGGACTGGATGTGAAAGGTAAAATTGTAATGGTGCGGGAAGGTGTGCCTGCCGGTATGCCGCGTGAAAAAGCCAATCCCTCGGAAAAGGCAGCTGTAGCGGCCTTTCGTGGTGCCACTGCCTTGTTGGTAATTAGCAGAAGTGCTAATCGGTTCCGGTTGCTGGACCAGGAATATCTCCGCAAAACAGACATCTACAAAAAACGCGATACCAGCAGCAGACCGGGCATTTATTATATCACGCCGGTAATGGCGGGCGCCATTATGGGACGCGACAGTGTGCAGGCCGAGAGAGGGTTGCTGCCTGTTGCGGCGCCACAAGCGCTGCAGGTCCGTTTTGAGAAAAAAGATCTTACCCTCCGGCCGTCCAATGTGCTGGGGTATCTTGAAGGAACAGACAAAAAAGATGAGCTGGTATTTATTACCGCGCATTATGATCATCTGGGTATCGTAAACGGCAAAATCAATTATGGCGCAGATGATGATGGCTCAGGGACCACGGCCGTGATAGAAATGGCAAAAGCCTTCGGAAAGGCTGCCCGTGAAGGCCGCCGGCCCCGCAGAAGCATCGTGTTTATGACTGTTTCCGGCGAAGAAAAAGGACTGCTGGGATCTGACTATTATACGTCAAATCCGATATATCCGCTGGCCAAAACCGTTGTGGACCTGAACATTGATATGATCGGGCGTATTGATCCGGAGCATGAGCAGGATACCAATTACATCTACATCATCGGAGATGATAAAATCAGCAGTGCGTTGCGCCCGCTGAGTGAGCAGGTGAATAATACTTTCACCCGTTTTAAACTGGATTACAAGTTTAATGATCCTAATGACCCGCATCAGTTCTACTATCGTTCCGACCACTATAACTTCGCCCGTCATGGTGTTCCGGTGATTTTCTATTTCAATGGCACACATGCCGATTATCACCAGCCTACAGACACGGTGGAAAAAATCAATTACGATTTATTGGCCAGGAGAGCGCAGCTGGTTTTTTATACCGCCTGGCAGATTGCGATGACGGATACAAAACTGTAA
- a CDS encoding HdeD family acid-resistance protein, which yields MRNFYSAYWWIFLLRGIFALVLGLLAIVWPGATFTTLIVFLGAYLFIAGVFAVVGAIAARRTAENWGMFLLSGLMGIILGILTLYNPFATGAALIFLVGFWAMLAGIFEIIIAIRLRVLITGEGWYIAGGLLSILFGILLLSNPETAAITLTWLFGFYAVISGVMLISLSFRLRKK from the coding sequence ATGCGTAATTTTTATAGCGCCTATTGGTGGATTTTTTTGCTGAGGGGAATATTTGCGCTGGTGCTGGGATTGCTGGCTATTGTATGGCCGGGGGCTACCTTCACCACTTTGATTGTCTTTTTAGGGGCTTACCTTTTTATCGCCGGCGTTTTTGCGGTTGTAGGCGCTATCGCTGCCCGCAGGACTGCTGAAAACTGGGGGATGTTTCTGTTGTCCGGTTTAATGGGTATTATATTAGGCATCCTTACATTATACAATCCTTTTGCGACTGGGGCAGCTTTGATTTTTCTGGTAGGATTTTGGGCGATGCTGGCCGGTATTTTTGAAATCATTATTGCGATCAGGCTAAGAGTTTTAATAACCGGTGAAGGTTGGTATATCGCGGGCGGACTGCTGTCTATACTGTTCGGCATTCTGCTGTTGTCTAACCCCGAAACGGCTGCTATTACGCTGACATGGTTGTTTGGCTTTTATGCAGTGATATCGGGAGTCATGTTGATATCGTTATCGTTCCGGTTACGGAAAAAATAA